In a single window of the Gossypium hirsutum isolate 1008001.06 chromosome D02, Gossypium_hirsutum_v2.1, whole genome shotgun sequence genome:
- the LOC107908032 gene encoding uncharacterized protein, protein MDIKYFVGDYVFLKVSPRKKVLRLGRKGKLSSRFVGPYRILKRVGSVTYQFELPPKLDHIHDVFHVSMLRRYRSDPSHIIFVEEIKVRPNLTFKEKPIQILDQNVKVFRRKSILFVKVLWRNHGTEEATWEPEDSIRQQYSHLLESGSKSLAGVFASELVKWFLSPRDEMAWHSPLRNDDLVEDCPTKVTVG, encoded by the exons ATGGATATTAAGTACTTCGTGGGTGACTATGTGTTTCTTAAGGTGTCTCCAAGGAAGAAAGTTCTGCGTCTtggacgtaagggcaagttgagctctAGGTTCGTTGGGCCATATCGGATCCTGAAACGTGTGGGATCAGTCACTTACCAGTTCGAGCTACCTCCAAAGTTAGACcatatccatgatgtgtttcatgtctctatgttgaggcgatatcggTCGGATCCATCTCATATTATTTTTGTTGAGGAGATTAAGGTTAGACCAAATTTGACGTTTAAGGAAAAGCCTATTCAGATTCTGGATCAAAATGTGAAAGTCTTTAGGAGGAAATCTATTCTGTTTGTTAAGGTTCTGTGGCGGAATCATGGCAcagaggaagccacttgggaacctgaggactcaaTTCGACAACAATATTCCCATCTACTTgagtcag GTTCGAAAAGTCTCGCGGGTGTTTTCGCATCAGAATTAGTCAAG TGGTTTTTGAGCCCAAGAGACGAAATGGCGtggcattcgccattgagaaaTGATGATCTAGTGGAAGATTGTCCCACAAAAGTgacggttggctag